Proteins encoded together in one Telopea speciosissima isolate NSW1024214 ecotype Mountain lineage chromosome 6, Tspe_v1, whole genome shotgun sequence window:
- the LOC122663744 gene encoding ATP synthase delta chain, chloroplastic-like: MDTLPTSVSTLKVSGLNSTTPREFHLIKPPHISNLATSHSHLLTTKPNSISNKPSSSLSFKSHSSPFLSSSSPNSPSQIVHRNATSGYAAALLDVARSNNVLETIERDVRRFSRLLRRDGDLRSALIDPFLDDKMKGEVVKQVAEKGKFQKHLVVLIKMMVEKNKVGMVGEVLEEFERIYDELSGTHVVLVSSARKMEEDQLVGIAKRVQKLSGSMKVKVRHLIAQNLT, from the coding sequence ATGGATACCTTGCCGACCTCTGTCTCCACTCTCAAAGTCTCTGGTCTTAACTCCACAACCCCTCGTGAATTCCATCTCATCAAACCCCCTCACATCTCTAACCTTGCTACTTCTCACTCCCATCTCTTAACCACCAAACCCAACTCAATCTCTAACAAGCCCTCCTCTTCCTTGTCCTTCAAGAGCCattcttctcccttcctctcttcctcatcACCCAACTCTCCATCACAAATCGTTCATCGAAACGCCACGAGTGGCTATGCAGCTGCACTTTTAGATGTAGCCCGCAGCAACAATGTTCTTGAAACCATCGAAAGAGATGTCCGAAGGTTCTCAAGATTGCTTCGACGAGATGGGGATCTCCGATCAGCCTTGATCGAtccattcttggatgataagatgaaaggtgaagtggtgaaacAAGTAGCTGAGAAGGGGAAGTTTCAGAAGCATTTGGTGGTCTTGATTAAGATGATGGTTGAGAAGAATAAGGTGGGGATGGTGGGTGAAGTTTTGGAGGAATTTGAGAGGATTTATGATGAACTCAGTGGAACTCATGTTGTTTTGGTTTCTTCTGCAAGGAAGATGGAGGAGGATCAATTGGTTGGGATTGCTAAAAGGGTGCAAAAACTGAGTGGTTCAATGAAAGTGAAGGTGAGACATTTGATTGCTCAGAATTTGACCTAG